Proteins co-encoded in one Montipora capricornis isolate CH-2021 chromosome 12, ASM3666992v2, whole genome shotgun sequence genomic window:
- the LOC138026736 gene encoding retinol dehydrogenase 8-like — protein sequence MVPKVVLISGCSSGIGLATAVHLAKDAEKRFKVYATMRNLAKKGELEEEGKKYLGDTLFVKELDVCSDESVKTAVKEILEAEGRIDVLFNNAGLALASILECVPINMAKDLFEVNFFGALRLIQAVLPSMKARKSGHIINNSSHFGIVGAPFNELYSASKFALEGLTEGLAPTLLHFGVRCSILEPGPVETPVMQNMETWTQQYERVSADQESLELLEDFKGKLTQLIGRTNQSVNEVAGIVKSLILSDKPSLRIPTNNKFSLEQLKAKLVDIPGDNLVKLLNKDYFIKE from the exons ATGGTCCCTAAAGTAGTGTTGATCTCTGGTTGCTCCAGCGGCATCGGGCTCGCCACTGCTGTACATCTCGCTAAAGATGCTGAGAAACGTTTCAAGGTTTATGCCACCATGAGAAATCTGGCGAAGAAAGGAGAATTGgaggaagaaggaaaaaaataccttGGAGATACATTGTTTGTCAAAGAACTGGATGTATGCAGTGACGAATCAGTTAAAACAGCTGTAAAAGAAATCCTCGAAGCCGAAGGAAGAATTGATGTGTTGT TTAACAATGCTGGGCTAGCCTTGGCTTCCATATTGGAGTGTGTACCGATCAATATGGCCAAAGACTTGTTCGAAGTCAACTTCTTTGGAGCTTTACGCTTGATCCAAGCCGTCCTTCCGAGCATGAAAGCGAGGAAAAGTGGTCACATCATCAACAACAGCAGCCACTTTGGAATTGTAGGTGCACCTTTCAACGAGCTGTACAGTGCGTCGAAGTTCGCTTTGGAGGGCCTGACCGAAGGACTGGCTCCAACTTTGCTTCATTTTGGTGTCAG GTGCTCCATACTAGAGCCAGGCCCCGTCGAGACTCCAGTGATGCAAAATATGGAAACCTGGACCCAGCAATACGAGAGGGTTTCTGCAGACCAAGAGAGTTTGGAATTGCTCGAAGACTTCAAGGGGAAGTTGACACAATTAATCGGCCGCACGAACCAAAGCGTCAACGAAGTCGCCGGGATTGTAAAAAGTTTGATTCTCAGCGATAAACCTAGCTTACGTATCCCAACGAATAACAAGTTCAGCCTGGAGCAATTAAAAGCAAAGCTCGTCGATATTCCTGGTGATAATTTGGTGAAATTGCTCAACAAGGATTATTTTATTAAGGAGTAA
- the LOC138027685 gene encoding phosphofurin acidic cluster sorting protein 1-like isoform X1 — protein sequence MADAGVIRRDVSASSTPQKPFSMKLFSTWEVERTSPNCVPRLCTMTLTRLEIFKPLESNLSEVIISVSMQSSRRVLRSNEIGLPPSGLVDTELDLSFSLQYPHFLKRSGNNLQIMLQRRKKYKNRTILGFKTLAVGLVNMGQVLQHSVENQLKLYMKGSSVPVAQITVNSLTSQPVEADGDRIAGSTVRGDVDENSSDDDDDYSLSDQEGSDSAGDADILDVEQRQGGKIRHGKITIPAKHQKNFKQKFIALLKKFKVPEEELENEIATLQDIDISPPENEAGDDYLFPDDLEDLDSDLENEFLEDSISVVSTPKPSLRPYFDPRSSTENVRNHTMIDEQDIRSVPISLQSEQEDSYPDHDMDLQSPPSDGENLSDSTNTSDALSGGGLDDVPSSVRRSVSFKEGRKAYLGRPTKRRNSDIDIQLPEVTLNEQLSDVLSGDIPESILLISTSEWQGQLLALKLCDKAVKMICTRSSSDVHAVFLAIVTKYQKFCHTNSSSPPHLSVGIAGTESYISEVLQAYVELFSSKPSDWQTFLRFLLVPLDSQPLAKYIASLDPRYSSLFMDNVWKEAFEHSDTSVDFEEVSRRVKTFMSAVTVTHNLPIAEALVNTKSKGSEEGSSQIFLPFVCDVRIGSTDQDEEPIATTGQPTSAGAKNTGTNSRLDNVGPAPGSPQTPPNTSSPSTCLHDGSGGSSGGLWSSELMDLQVDYWLVTGNKKDVNKSSLKTTFKTLVIYRLPSLEPSEEPSALVVMAVTKERNKRGLEAMMRARKRAKERDTESKNQPVVASVSKLICTTKGQSSTLNVVIDGVTWSGVKFFSLSSQWPTHIKYFPMGIFSRVETTC from the exons ATGGCGGACGCAGGAGTTATTCGTCGAGATGTTTCGGCATCTTCCACTCCCCAGAAGCCATTCTCAATGAAATTATTTTCCACTTGGGAGGTAGAAAGAACTTCTCCGAATTGCGTTCCACG ACTTTGTACCATGACTCTCACTAGACTGGAGATTTTCAAGCCCTTGGAATCCAACCTGAGTGAAGTCATCATTTCTGTATCTATGCAg AGTTCCCGTCGGGTACTAAGATCTAATGAAATTGGTCTTCCACCCTCTGGATTGGTTGATACTGAGCTGGATTTGTCCTTCTCCCTTCAG TACCCACACTTTTTAAAAAGGTCTGGAAATAATCTGCAAATAATGCTGCAAAGACGAAAGAAGTACAAGAACCGCACTATCCTGGGATTCAAAACTTTAGCTGTTGGGCTCGTCAACATGGGCCAG GTTCTCCAACATTCGGTAGAAAACCAACTGAAATTGTACATGAAGGGAAGTTCTGTCCCTGTAGCGCAGATCACTGTTAATTCGCTCACAAG CCAACCTGTTGAGGCAGATGGAGACAGGATTGCTGGATCAACTGTCAGAG GTGATGTTGACGAGAATtctagtgatgatgatgatgactattCTTTGTCTGACCAGGAGGGTAGCGATAGTGCAGGAGATGCT GACATCCTAGATGTGGAACAGAGACAAGGAGGCAAAATTAGACATGGAAAAATTACCATTCCTGCCAAG CACCAAAAGAAttttaaacaaaagtttattgcACTCCTCAAGAAGTTCAAAGTGCCTGAAGAG gaattggaaaatgaaattgCGACCTTGCAGGATATTGATATCAGTCCCCCGGAGAATGAAGCGGGTGATGATTATCTTTTTCCTGATGACTTGGAAGACTTGGACAGTGATTTGGAGAATGAGTTCCTTGAAGACTCTATCAGTGTTGTTTCAACACCTAAGCCATCTCTCAG GCCTTACTTTGATCCAAGGAGTTCAACTGAGAATGTCAGGAATCACACAATG ATTGACGAACAAGACATCCGCAGTGTTCCTATTTCTTTGCAATCTGAACAAGAAGACTCATATCCAGACCACGATATG GATTTACAAAGTCCGCCGTCCGACGGAGAGAATCTGTCAGACTCCACCAACACGTCTGACGCACTTTCAGGAGGAGGACTCGACGACGTACCGTCATCAGTGAGACGCAGTGTTTCATTCAAAGAAGGGAGAAAAGCTTATCTTGGAAGGCCAACAAAGCGAAGAAACAGCGATATTGACATACAG TTACCTGAAGTCACCTTAAATGAGCAACTAAGCGATGTGTTATCAGGGGATATTCCCGAATCCATTTTGTTGATCAGTACGTCTGAGTGGCAAGGACAG CTGTTGGCGCTGAAACTTTGTGACAAGGCGGTCAAGATGATTTGCACTCGTTCCAGCTCTGATGTCCACGCAGTGTTCCTGGCAATCGTCACAAAATACCAAAAATT TTGTCATACGAACTCGTCTTCGCCTCCACACCTCAGCGTGGGCATTGCCGGCACAGAGTCGTACATCAGCGAAGTGCTCCAGGCGTACGTCGAGCTTTTCTCGTCCAAGCCGTCAGACTGGCAGACATTCCTTCGCTTTCTCCTCGTACCGCTCG aCAGCCAACCGTTAGCTAAGTACATTGCTTCTCTGGACCCAAGATACAGCTCGCTTTTTATGGACAACGTTTGGAAAGAAGCGTTTGAGCACTCTGACACGAGCGTGG ACTTCGAGGAAGTGAGCAGACGAGTAAAAACCTTTATGTCAGCAGTTACCGTCACCCACAATTTGCCCATTGCAGAAGCGCTGGTTAACACGAAATCCAAAGG ATCGGAAGAAGGTTCATCACAGATCTTTTTACCCTTTGTTTGT GATGTTCGGATTGGTTCAACGGATCAAG ATGAGGAACCCATAGCCACCACCGGCCAACCAACAAGTGCTGGCGCAAAAAACACCGGAACAAATTCAAGGCTTGATAATGTAGGCCCTGCACCAGGAAGTCCACAGACGCCCCCAAATACGAGCTCACCATCGACCTG TCTTCATGATGGTAGCGGTGGTAGCAGTGGAGGTCTGTGGTCAAGTGAATTAATGGACCTTCAAGTCGACTACTGGCTGGTGACAGGAAACAAGAAAGACGTAAACAAG TCCTCGCTAaaaacgacgtttaaaacgcTGGTGATATACAGACTTCCTTCTTTAGAACCATCCGAGGAACCTTCGGCGCTAGTGGTAATGGCCGTGACGAAAGAACGCAACAAACGAG GACTCGAAGCAATGATGAGAGCAAGAAAGAGAGCAAAGGAGCGCGACACAGAATCCAAGAATCAACCTGTAGTAGCGAGTGTTTCCAAACTGATTTGTACAACCAAAGGTCAAAGCAGTACACTGAATG TTGTCATTGATGGTGTCACATGGAGCGGTGTCAAGTTTTTCTCGCTGTCTTCTCAGTGGCCAACACACATCAAGTATTTTCCCATGGGCATTTTCAGCAGAGTTGAGACTACGTGCTGA
- the LOC138027685 gene encoding phosphofurin acidic cluster sorting protein 1-like isoform X2 translates to MTLTRLEIFKPLESNLSEVIISVSMQSSRRVLRSNEIGLPPSGLVDTELDLSFSLQYPHFLKRSGNNLQIMLQRRKKYKNRTILGFKTLAVGLVNMGQVLQHSVENQLKLYMKGSSVPVAQITVNSLTSQPVEADGDRIAGSTVRGDVDENSSDDDDDYSLSDQEGSDSAGDADILDVEQRQGGKIRHGKITIPAKHQKNFKQKFIALLKKFKVPEEELENEIATLQDIDISPPENEAGDDYLFPDDLEDLDSDLENEFLEDSISVVSTPKPSLRPYFDPRSSTENVRNHTMIDEQDIRSVPISLQSEQEDSYPDHDMDLQSPPSDGENLSDSTNTSDALSGGGLDDVPSSVRRSVSFKEGRKAYLGRPTKRRNSDIDIQLPEVTLNEQLSDVLSGDIPESILLISTSEWQGQLLALKLCDKAVKMICTRSSSDVHAVFLAIVTKYQKFCHTNSSSPPHLSVGIAGTESYISEVLQAYVELFSSKPSDWQTFLRFLLVPLDSQPLAKYIASLDPRYSSLFMDNVWKEAFEHSDTSVDFEEVSRRVKTFMSAVTVTHNLPIAEALVNTKSKGSEEGSSQIFLPFVCDVRIGSTDQDEEPIATTGQPTSAGAKNTGTNSRLDNVGPAPGSPQTPPNTSSPSTCLHDGSGGSSGGLWSSELMDLQVDYWLVTGNKKDVNKSSLKTTFKTLVIYRLPSLEPSEEPSALVVMAVTKERNKRGLEAMMRARKRAKERDTESKNQPVVASVSKLICTTKGQSSTLNVVIDGVTWSGVKFFSLSSQWPTHIKYFPMGIFSRVETTC, encoded by the exons ATGACTCTCACTAGACTGGAGATTTTCAAGCCCTTGGAATCCAACCTGAGTGAAGTCATCATTTCTGTATCTATGCAg AGTTCCCGTCGGGTACTAAGATCTAATGAAATTGGTCTTCCACCCTCTGGATTGGTTGATACTGAGCTGGATTTGTCCTTCTCCCTTCAG TACCCACACTTTTTAAAAAGGTCTGGAAATAATCTGCAAATAATGCTGCAAAGACGAAAGAAGTACAAGAACCGCACTATCCTGGGATTCAAAACTTTAGCTGTTGGGCTCGTCAACATGGGCCAG GTTCTCCAACATTCGGTAGAAAACCAACTGAAATTGTACATGAAGGGAAGTTCTGTCCCTGTAGCGCAGATCACTGTTAATTCGCTCACAAG CCAACCTGTTGAGGCAGATGGAGACAGGATTGCTGGATCAACTGTCAGAG GTGATGTTGACGAGAATtctagtgatgatgatgatgactattCTTTGTCTGACCAGGAGGGTAGCGATAGTGCAGGAGATGCT GACATCCTAGATGTGGAACAGAGACAAGGAGGCAAAATTAGACATGGAAAAATTACCATTCCTGCCAAG CACCAAAAGAAttttaaacaaaagtttattgcACTCCTCAAGAAGTTCAAAGTGCCTGAAGAG gaattggaaaatgaaattgCGACCTTGCAGGATATTGATATCAGTCCCCCGGAGAATGAAGCGGGTGATGATTATCTTTTTCCTGATGACTTGGAAGACTTGGACAGTGATTTGGAGAATGAGTTCCTTGAAGACTCTATCAGTGTTGTTTCAACACCTAAGCCATCTCTCAG GCCTTACTTTGATCCAAGGAGTTCAACTGAGAATGTCAGGAATCACACAATG ATTGACGAACAAGACATCCGCAGTGTTCCTATTTCTTTGCAATCTGAACAAGAAGACTCATATCCAGACCACGATATG GATTTACAAAGTCCGCCGTCCGACGGAGAGAATCTGTCAGACTCCACCAACACGTCTGACGCACTTTCAGGAGGAGGACTCGACGACGTACCGTCATCAGTGAGACGCAGTGTTTCATTCAAAGAAGGGAGAAAAGCTTATCTTGGAAGGCCAACAAAGCGAAGAAACAGCGATATTGACATACAG TTACCTGAAGTCACCTTAAATGAGCAACTAAGCGATGTGTTATCAGGGGATATTCCCGAATCCATTTTGTTGATCAGTACGTCTGAGTGGCAAGGACAG CTGTTGGCGCTGAAACTTTGTGACAAGGCGGTCAAGATGATTTGCACTCGTTCCAGCTCTGATGTCCACGCAGTGTTCCTGGCAATCGTCACAAAATACCAAAAATT TTGTCATACGAACTCGTCTTCGCCTCCACACCTCAGCGTGGGCATTGCCGGCACAGAGTCGTACATCAGCGAAGTGCTCCAGGCGTACGTCGAGCTTTTCTCGTCCAAGCCGTCAGACTGGCAGACATTCCTTCGCTTTCTCCTCGTACCGCTCG aCAGCCAACCGTTAGCTAAGTACATTGCTTCTCTGGACCCAAGATACAGCTCGCTTTTTATGGACAACGTTTGGAAAGAAGCGTTTGAGCACTCTGACACGAGCGTGG ACTTCGAGGAAGTGAGCAGACGAGTAAAAACCTTTATGTCAGCAGTTACCGTCACCCACAATTTGCCCATTGCAGAAGCGCTGGTTAACACGAAATCCAAAGG ATCGGAAGAAGGTTCATCACAGATCTTTTTACCCTTTGTTTGT GATGTTCGGATTGGTTCAACGGATCAAG ATGAGGAACCCATAGCCACCACCGGCCAACCAACAAGTGCTGGCGCAAAAAACACCGGAACAAATTCAAGGCTTGATAATGTAGGCCCTGCACCAGGAAGTCCACAGACGCCCCCAAATACGAGCTCACCATCGACCTG TCTTCATGATGGTAGCGGTGGTAGCAGTGGAGGTCTGTGGTCAAGTGAATTAATGGACCTTCAAGTCGACTACTGGCTGGTGACAGGAAACAAGAAAGACGTAAACAAG TCCTCGCTAaaaacgacgtttaaaacgcTGGTGATATACAGACTTCCTTCTTTAGAACCATCCGAGGAACCTTCGGCGCTAGTGGTAATGGCCGTGACGAAAGAACGCAACAAACGAG GACTCGAAGCAATGATGAGAGCAAGAAAGAGAGCAAAGGAGCGCGACACAGAATCCAAGAATCAACCTGTAGTAGCGAGTGTTTCCAAACTGATTTGTACAACCAAAGGTCAAAGCAGTACACTGAATG TTGTCATTGATGGTGTCACATGGAGCGGTGTCAAGTTTTTCTCGCTGTCTTCTCAGTGGCCAACACACATCAAGTATTTTCCCATGGGCATTTTCAGCAGAGTTGAGACTACGTGCTGA